A single Polyangiaceae bacterium DNA region contains:
- the rpsB gene encoding 30S ribosomal protein S2 yields MSVRELFEAGVHFGHQTKRWNPKMRPYIYGARNGIHIIDLDRTVNLFRKAFEFVQETAARGGHVLFVGTKRQAQDIVREEASRAGMYYVTNRWLGGTMTNFRTIKGNLERLRTLERMKEDGTYEQLVKKETVRLERERERLEKYIGGLKGMGSIPQAMFVIDPAQEQIAVSEARKLKVPVIAITDTNCNPDQVDYVIPGNDDAIRSIRLITSAVADACVHGAARRRDYGNRGGQERSNAPRGPEVMVSRRGS; encoded by the coding sequence ATGAGCGTCCGGGAGTTGTTCGAGGCTGGCGTCCACTTCGGTCATCAGACGAAGCGGTGGAACCCGAAGATGCGCCCGTACATCTACGGTGCTCGTAACGGAATCCACATCATCGACTTGGACCGCACCGTCAATCTTTTCCGCAAGGCATTCGAGTTCGTGCAGGAGACCGCGGCGCGTGGTGGTCACGTGCTGTTCGTCGGCACGAAGCGCCAGGCCCAGGACATCGTGCGTGAGGAGGCCTCTCGCGCAGGGATGTACTACGTGACGAACCGCTGGCTCGGCGGCACGATGACGAACTTCCGCACCATCAAGGGCAACCTCGAGCGTCTGCGTACCCTCGAGCGCATGAAGGAAGACGGCACGTACGAGCAGCTCGTGAAGAAGGAGACCGTGCGTCTCGAGCGCGAGCGTGAGCGCCTGGAGAAGTACATCGGCGGCCTCAAGGGCATGGGCTCGATCCCCCAGGCGATGTTCGTCATCGACCCGGCGCAGGAGCAGATTGCGGTCAGCGAGGCGCGCAAGCTCAAGGTCCCCGTGATTGCGATCACGGACACCAACTGCAACCCGGACCAGGTGGACTACGTCATCCCGGGCAACGACGACGCGATCCGCTCGATCCGTCTCATCACCTCGGCAGTCGCGGACGCTTGCGTCCACGGCGCTGCCCGTCGTCGCGACTACGGTAACCGCGGTGGCCAGGAGCGCAGCAACGCGCCTCGTGGACCCGAGGTCATGGTCAGCCGTCGCGGCAGCTGA
- the gatA gene encoding Asp-tRNA(Asn)/Glu-tRNA(Gln) amidotransferase subunit GatA encodes MISARDLAAQVRGGATAETATLAALQGIEQQRDLGAFLHVDRELALAQAQAVDRRRAAGEKLGPLAGVPVAVKDLLATRDSPTTCASKILTRDGRLETAWKPPYDATVIERLRAADAILIGKTNLDEFAMGSSNENSGFFPVHNPWDPARAPGGSSGGSAASVAAGSSCLALGTDTGGSIRQPAAFCGVVGMKPSYGRVSRYGLVAFASSLDVIGPFANDVADAALLFDVIAGPDERDSTCTAQPVTPCFDSESPNASGLRVGIPAEYFQAGLDPEIEGAVRRAADRLAEAGASLVPVSLPHTRYGVATYYLIATAEASSNLARFDGVRFGMRVEPPGSDLSQLYAKSRGQGFGREVKRRIMLGTYALSAGYYDAYYRRAQLARALISRDFQAVFAQVDVLLTPVSPTPAFKLGEKTDDPLTMYLADVYTLPASLAGLPAISLPCGFTTGSEISPPLPVGCQLIANAMQEPLLFRTARALESLLADLQTNQCPARQRSPLASLQQSALRPGAEVANGFGG; translated from the coding sequence ATGATTTCCGCGCGAGATTTGGCTGCGCAAGTGCGCGGGGGCGCCACCGCGGAGACCGCCACTCTCGCTGCGCTCCAGGGCATCGAGCAGCAGCGCGATCTGGGCGCTTTTCTCCACGTGGATCGCGAACTCGCGCTGGCTCAGGCCCAAGCGGTGGACCGGCGACGCGCAGCAGGCGAAAAGCTGGGTCCCCTCGCTGGAGTGCCTGTCGCGGTGAAGGACCTGCTCGCCACTCGGGACTCGCCGACCACCTGCGCGTCCAAGATCCTCACCCGTGACGGGCGGCTCGAGACGGCCTGGAAGCCACCCTACGACGCCACCGTGATCGAACGGCTACGCGCTGCGGACGCGATCTTGATCGGCAAGACCAACCTGGATGAGTTCGCGATGGGTTCATCCAACGAAAACTCCGGCTTCTTCCCGGTTCACAACCCCTGGGACCCAGCGCGCGCTCCAGGGGGCTCCAGCGGTGGTTCAGCCGCGAGCGTGGCCGCTGGCTCCAGCTGCCTCGCGCTCGGCACCGACACGGGTGGCTCCATCCGCCAACCCGCCGCGTTCTGCGGAGTCGTTGGCATGAAGCCGAGCTACGGCCGCGTCTCGCGTTATGGCCTGGTGGCGTTCGCTTCGAGCCTGGATGTGATCGGTCCTTTCGCAAACGACGTTGCGGACGCCGCGCTGCTCTTCGACGTGATCGCTGGCCCCGACGAGCGGGACTCCACCTGCACGGCGCAGCCCGTCACGCCCTGTTTCGACAGCGAATCGCCGAATGCTTCGGGACTCAGAGTCGGGATCCCCGCGGAATACTTCCAGGCTGGGCTGGATCCAGAGATCGAAGGCGCGGTCCGCAGAGCGGCAGACCGCCTAGCGGAGGCCGGCGCGAGCTTGGTGCCCGTTTCGCTGCCGCACACGCGCTACGGTGTCGCCACCTACTACTTGATCGCAACCGCCGAGGCATCCAGCAACCTCGCCCGCTTCGATGGCGTGCGCTTCGGCATGCGAGTGGAGCCGCCGGGTTCGGATCTCTCACAGCTCTATGCCAAGAGCCGCGGTCAAGGTTTCGGGCGCGAGGTGAAGCGCCGCATCATGCTGGGCACCTACGCTCTCAGCGCCGGCTACTACGACGCCTACTACAGGCGCGCTCAACTGGCCCGGGCGCTCATCTCGCGAGATTTCCAGGCGGTATTCGCACAGGTGGATGTCCTGCTCACCCCCGTATCACCGACCCCCGCCTTCAAGCTGGGCGAGAAGACTGACGACCCCCTGACCATGTACTTGGCAGACGTCTACACCCTCCCGGCGTCGCTCGCGGGCCTCCCAGCGATTTCGTTACCGTGCGGATTCACCACCGGAAGCGAGATTTCACCACCGCTGCCCGTGGGCTGTCAGTTGATCGCCAACGCCATGCAAGAGCCGCTGCTATTTCGTACTGCGCGAGCTCTGGAATCGCTCTTGGCGGATCTCCAGACCAACCAGTGCCCAGCCCGACAGCGCTCCCCCTTGGCATCGCTGCAGCAATCCGCTCTACGGCCCGGCGCGGAGGTAGCGAACGGGTTTGGGGGTTAG
- a CDS encoding hybrid sensor histidine kinase/response regulator, whose amino-acid sequence MNDAQRLKRLNLLSGLAVRLASESAGGLLSDTLSVLLTGLGSPAGVAFEVDDERPRFASERGFRASNGARSVLTHIAERVLASRRAAALHDVRSPLAKLESSGELTSQGFQAVIAVPVMHRRERLAVLVALFPQGTTIDEEGVDFARGVANVLGLAIARDTANARAARPQSGSSGSLVSAQIAHELRGPVGALSLQLEEQTRLVSELATLAGSADTVLGAGLAELEDLTRDIHAVMNRLRQVVGQLGSGSAKRENPLELLDLSELVRDVLAERRPHLERAGVVCDTSLSEACEVVGRRHDLREAALALLTNAAERCAGGGGKLQVSVSNTPSGVAFSVGDNGSRLSLEEQRSLASGEHRAWLQKLRVVHDVVRELAGHLEVRTTRGYPVILTLLLPSASADSGVFQVPDSSPVRVVRRAEVLVVDDDDVFTRTMRRALKPHSIRTASSASEAEIALLDPSFMPDLVLCDIFLPGSNGDELHARVAERRPDVAARFVFITGGALTSSQAGYLRSSGCPTLHKPLDINQLRDLLVERCPMDAASVRTLSPQEAPRSRRDSQG is encoded by the coding sequence ATGAATGACGCCCAACGCCTCAAGCGCCTCAATCTTCTCTCCGGCCTAGCCGTGCGACTCGCCTCGGAGTCCGCCGGCGGTCTCCTGTCAGACACCCTGAGCGTCCTGCTCACTGGGCTCGGCAGCCCTGCGGGCGTTGCTTTCGAGGTGGATGACGAACGTCCACGTTTTGCTAGCGAACGGGGCTTCCGTGCGTCGAATGGAGCACGCTCGGTACTCACCCATATCGCCGAAAGGGTGCTGGCTTCACGCCGAGCCGCAGCACTTCACGATGTGCGCTCGCCCCTCGCCAAGCTCGAGAGCAGCGGCGAGCTGACCAGCCAGGGCTTCCAGGCGGTGATCGCGGTTCCAGTGATGCACCGTCGGGAGCGCCTGGCAGTGCTCGTCGCGTTGTTTCCGCAAGGTACTACCATCGACGAAGAAGGCGTCGACTTCGCCCGAGGTGTTGCCAACGTCCTCGGCTTGGCAATCGCGCGCGACACCGCCAACGCGCGTGCCGCGCGTCCCCAGAGCGGCAGTAGCGGTTCCCTCGTCAGCGCGCAAATCGCCCACGAGCTCCGCGGCCCCGTAGGGGCGCTATCGCTTCAGCTCGAGGAACAGACCCGTCTCGTCAGCGAGCTCGCGACCCTGGCAGGCTCCGCTGACACCGTGCTTGGTGCGGGCCTCGCGGAGCTCGAGGACCTGACCCGTGATATCCACGCGGTAATGAACCGACTGAGACAGGTCGTCGGCCAGCTCGGCAGCGGCAGCGCCAAGCGCGAGAACCCACTCGAGCTGCTCGACCTGAGCGAGCTCGTCAGGGATGTTCTAGCGGAGCGCCGCCCACACCTTGAGCGCGCGGGGGTGGTGTGCGACACGAGCCTCTCCGAAGCCTGTGAGGTCGTCGGGCGGCGTCACGACCTAAGAGAAGCCGCGCTGGCCCTGCTCACGAACGCCGCCGAGCGTTGCGCTGGAGGCGGCGGAAAGCTCCAAGTCTCCGTCAGCAACACCCCGAGCGGCGTGGCGTTCAGCGTTGGGGACAACGGCTCGCGCCTGTCCCTTGAGGAGCAGCGCAGCCTCGCCTCGGGAGAGCACCGAGCGTGGCTGCAAAAGCTACGCGTGGTTCACGACGTCGTGCGAGAGCTCGCAGGTCACCTCGAGGTGCGCACAACTCGCGGGTATCCGGTCATCCTCACCCTACTGCTACCTTCTGCAAGCGCGGACAGTGGCGTCTTCCAAGTCCCTGACAGTTCGCCAGTGCGCGTAGTGCGGCGAGCCGAAGTGCTGGTGGTTGACGACGATGACGTCTTCACGCGCACGATGCGGCGAGCCCTCAAGCCCCACAGCATCCGCACCGCTAGCAGCGCATCGGAAGCGGAGATCGCGCTGCTCGATCCGTCGTTCATGCCTGACCTGGTGCTTTGCGATATCTTCCTGCCCGGCAGTAATGGCGACGAACTCCATGCCCGAGTGGCCGAGCGGCGCCCAGACGTTGCCGCGCGGTTCGTCTTCATCACCGGAGGCGCGCTGACCTCCTCTCAAGCAGGCTACCTACGCAGCTCCGGTTGCCCAACCCTGCACAAGCCACTCGACATCAATCAACTGCGCGATCTGTTGGTCGAGCGTTGCCCCATGGACGCAGCCAGCGTGCGCACACTGAGTCCTCAAGAGGCGCCGCGCTCACGTCGCGATAGTCAGGGCTGA
- a CDS encoding GNAT family N-acetyltransferase, giving the protein MQRTYHCEPLQAADAQALAELFAAAKAPCHCRWWDFHGDKNEWLDRCYNRPEVNRGELLQAVEERALPGIVARHAPGEAIVGWLRLSPAAQIPKLYEQRLYRGLPCFQGERAGVMTLGCFLVHPGERRQGVARALLTHGVSYARQHQGTALEAFPRRDEAVGPEALWTGPFDLLSEFGFEVVNDFGPYPVMRLRL; this is encoded by the coding sequence GTGCAACGGACTTACCACTGCGAGCCGCTGCAAGCTGCGGATGCCCAAGCGCTGGCGGAGCTCTTCGCTGCCGCCAAGGCTCCGTGCCACTGCCGCTGGTGGGATTTCCACGGCGACAAGAACGAGTGGCTCGACCGCTGCTACAACCGCCCAGAGGTGAACCGCGGAGAACTCCTGCAGGCGGTAGAAGAACGCGCGCTACCGGGCATCGTGGCGCGCCACGCACCGGGCGAAGCCATCGTCGGCTGGCTGCGGCTCAGCCCGGCGGCCCAGATCCCCAAGCTGTATGAGCAACGCTTGTATCGCGGTCTCCCCTGCTTTCAGGGTGAACGCGCGGGTGTGATGACGCTGGGCTGCTTCCTCGTGCACCCCGGCGAACGCCGACAGGGCGTTGCGCGGGCATTGTTGACCCACGGCGTCAGCTACGCCCGACAACACCAGGGCACAGCGCTCGAAGCTTTTCCGCGAAGAGACGAAGCGGTGGGACCGGAGGCGCTGTGGACTGGCCCGTTCGACCTGCTCTCCGAGTTTGGTTTCGAAGTGGTCAATGACTTCGGCCCCTACCCCGTGATGCGCCTGCGGCTGTGA
- a CDS encoding protein kinase — translation MNFLLGRGWAAAPVQQRERFDVVRSEEVLREFGDGQVVPGTRYRVLRLIGAGGMGCVYDVEHTELGKRFVLKSLLRELASREDLVARLRNEWRALAKLEHPNIVSVTDAGTSSSGVPFYVMERLEGETLAARVKREGRIHPAEAARIAAEILEGLTAAHEIGIVHRDVKPPNIFLLRDGSVKLLDFGIAKVHSSAMNITGRGVAVGTPRYMSPEQARGDRVDGRADLYAVGLILFEMLAGAGPFDKLGEGNDLLLAHLTRTPPQVSQLANWVPMILDSLVAALLSKDPRQRPASARGAAQELRRFLAAPIPTPVMSPVGADSQLMKETAKATPAQLGTPTARDGLAAGSMSFHEPVSSQVPSWATRGEPTHVDSAPSPAPDPMGQSHHTRPEAPAFSERPNSSVGGGTAPLEGVLGNQPWIRTQRLDELTNNDTAVPPTRTAVNAFGPAVAMGTPPPAENTVVPAPRSPSRWIAVGVGVLGLLGAIGLVAWQLVGHTSAAVEPVTSVAAPVEEPSPAGDAASAAPLEASPVSSAQTDAGTAAPQPSAALAPAARTRSEPTQGKVKTPPSASASAPNPVPTEPVQRNPGGLPGSGL, via the coding sequence ATGAACTTTCTGCTGGGACGCGGATGGGCTGCAGCCCCAGTGCAGCAGCGAGAACGGTTCGACGTGGTTAGGTCGGAGGAAGTCCTACGAGAGTTCGGCGATGGTCAGGTGGTGCCTGGCACTCGCTACCGCGTGCTCCGCTTGATCGGAGCGGGCGGTATGGGCTGCGTCTACGACGTCGAACACACCGAGCTTGGCAAGCGCTTCGTTCTCAAGTCGCTGCTCCGGGAGCTCGCCTCGCGCGAAGATCTCGTCGCCCGACTGCGTAACGAGTGGCGTGCCCTGGCGAAGCTCGAGCACCCCAACATCGTCAGCGTGACCGATGCCGGGACGAGCTCGTCCGGCGTTCCGTTCTACGTGATGGAACGCTTGGAGGGGGAGACCCTCGCGGCGCGCGTGAAGCGCGAAGGGCGTATTCATCCCGCCGAGGCCGCGCGTATCGCTGCCGAGATCCTCGAAGGGCTCACCGCGGCTCACGAGATCGGAATCGTGCATCGCGATGTGAAGCCTCCCAACATCTTCCTGCTGCGGGACGGCAGCGTGAAGTTGCTCGACTTTGGTATCGCCAAAGTGCACTCGAGCGCGATGAACATCACCGGGCGCGGAGTCGCTGTGGGCACTCCCCGGTACATGTCTCCGGAACAAGCGCGGGGAGACCGAGTGGACGGTCGGGCTGATCTCTACGCGGTTGGGCTGATTCTATTCGAAATGCTTGCTGGAGCAGGCCCGTTCGACAAGCTGGGGGAGGGCAACGACCTGCTGCTCGCCCACCTGACGCGTACACCTCCCCAGGTCTCCCAGCTTGCGAACTGGGTGCCCATGATCCTGGACTCCCTGGTCGCTGCGCTGCTCTCGAAGGACCCGCGTCAACGACCGGCGAGTGCTCGAGGCGCGGCACAGGAACTTCGGCGTTTCCTTGCGGCACCGATCCCGACTCCGGTGATGTCGCCAGTTGGTGCCGACTCACAGTTGATGAAAGAGACGGCGAAGGCGACTCCCGCGCAGCTCGGAACCCCCACGGCGCGGGATGGCCTCGCCGCCGGAAGCATGAGTTTTCACGAGCCCGTCTCCAGCCAGGTGCCGAGTTGGGCGACTCGAGGAGAGCCCACCCATGTGGACTCGGCACCTTCGCCCGCGCCGGATCCAATGGGGCAGTCTCATCACACTCGGCCGGAAGCTCCAGCGTTCTCCGAGCGGCCCAATTCGAGTGTCGGTGGAGGCACGGCGCCACTCGAAGGCGTGCTGGGCAACCAGCCCTGGATCCGCACTCAGCGCCTCGACGAGCTCACCAACAACGACACCGCGGTCCCGCCAACGCGAACTGCCGTAAACGCGTTTGGTCCTGCGGTCGCCATGGGCACGCCCCCACCTGCGGAGAACACCGTGGTCCCTGCGCCGCGCAGCCCAAGCCGCTGGATCGCGGTTGGCGTTGGGGTGCTCGGGTTGCTCGGCGCCATTGGCCTGGTGGCTTGGCAGTTGGTTGGGCACACCTCGGCGGCAGTAGAACCCGTGACCTCGGTCGCAGCCCCCGTTGAGGAGCCGAGCCCAGCTGGTGACGCAGCGTCCGCTGCGCCCCTCGAGGCTTCACCGGTGAGCAGCGCCCAGACAGACGCGGGGACAGCGGCACCGCAGCCCTCCGCCGCGCTGGCTCCGGCCGCAAGGACACGCTCCGAGCCCACTCAGGGGAAGGTAAAAACGCCGCCGAGCGCCAGCGCGAGCGCACCGAATCCAGTGCCGACGGAACCGGTGCAGCGGAATCCCGGTGGCTTGCCCGGGTCAGGCCTCTAG
- the gatC gene encoding Asp-tRNA(Asn)/Glu-tRNA(Gln) amidotransferase subunit GatC encodes MTISKAQVEHVARLARLELQPEEIEGLCTDLSRILEYVEALGELDTTGVSPLTHLAVPELPARADQVVSPLSTEIALREAPRASDGGFAVPQFVEEG; translated from the coding sequence GTGACCATCAGCAAAGCACAGGTCGAGCACGTAGCGCGGCTCGCTCGGTTGGAACTCCAGCCAGAAGAAATCGAGGGTCTTTGCACGGATCTCTCGCGGATCCTCGAGTACGTCGAAGCCCTGGGGGAGCTCGACACGACCGGCGTGAGCCCACTAACTCATTTGGCGGTGCCAGAGCTGCCTGCACGCGCTGACCAGGTCGTCTCTCCTTTGAGCACCGAAATCGCCCTTCGAGAGGCACCGCGTGCCAGCGATGGGGGGTTCGCGGTACCTCAATTCGTGGAGGAGGGATGA